The segment AAGCAAACTTCAATAAGGGGTTTGCTTTTTTTCTAAAATGAATAAAATAAAAAAAATCAGTAGTTGGGAGTAATGTATATGGTGAAAATTGGAGTGCTCGGTTTGCAAGGTGCTGTAAGAGAACATATAAAGTCCATAGAGGCTTCTGGTGCTGAGGGAGTTACAGTAAAAAGAGTAGAACAACTAAGTGATCTTGATGGTCTTATTATCCCGGGTGGAGAAAGCACCACTATGAGGAGACTTATTGATAAATATGATTTTTTAGAGCCTTTAAAAACATTTGGACAAAGCGGAAAGCCTATATTTGGTACATGTGCAGGTTTAATCCTTTTAGCTAAGCATATTAATGGAAGATCAGATGCACATTTAGGGCTTATGAATATAACGGCAGAGCGTAATGCTTTTGGTCGACAAAAAGAAAGTTTTGAAGTAGATTTAGAAGTAAAAGGAATTGCTTCTGACTTTAATGCTGTATTTATTCGTGCACCATATGTATTAGAGGTAGAAGATAGTGTTGAGGTTTTAGCAACCTATAAAGACCATATTGTGGCTGTTCAAGAAGGACATTATTTGGCCTGCGCCTTCCATCCAGAATTAACCGACGATCATCGGTTAACCGAGCATTTTATAAAAATGGTCAATAATGCAAAGAATAAAGTTGCGATTTAAATAATTTTGCGGTATTCTATACAATAATTCGAAAAATGCTACGAAGGAAATTAGTAATAATCAACTTTTTTTAGAGAGCCGATGGCTGGTGTAAATCGGTAAAAAGAGGTTATGAATCCATTCCAGAGCAGATTTACTGAAAGGTAAAGTAGGTAAATCCGGGAAGCACCGTTACTGCTAGG is part of the Bacillaceae bacterium S4-13-56 genome and harbors:
- the pdxT gene encoding pyridoxal 5'-phosphate synthase glutaminase subunit PdxT; this translates as MVKIGVLGLQGAVREHIKSIEASGAEGVTVKRVEQLSDLDGLIIPGGESTTMRRLIDKYDFLEPLKTFGQSGKPIFGTCAGLILLAKHINGRSDAHLGLMNITAERNAFGRQKESFEVDLEVKGIASDFNAVFIRAPYVLEVEDSVEVLATYKDHIVAVQEGHYLACAFHPELTDDHRLTEHFIKMVNNAKNKVAI